The Carassius gibelio isolate Cgi1373 ecotype wild population from Czech Republic chromosome B14, carGib1.2-hapl.c, whole genome shotgun sequence genome has a segment encoding these proteins:
- the LOC127971870 gene encoding muscleblind-like protein 3 isoform X1, translating to MAVNVSMGRDTKWLTLEVCREFQRGTCSRSDNECKFAHPSRTCHVENGRVIACFDSLKGRCTRDNCKYLHPPPHLKTQLEINGRNNLIQQKTAAAMLAQQMQFMMPGTQLQPITSFPVTHSLANSPSMAFSPYLSHMSPGISLMPELLPSAPVLVPGSPTGIAMGNGNSTQKHVRTDKLEVCREFQRGNCTRGENDCRYAHPMEAAMVDGSENSVIVCMDYIKGRCTRDKCKYFHPPAHLQARIKAAQHQASQNAAAMALPPGAMQPKRPTLEKTNGAAAIFNPSMFHYQQALASMQLQQQPAFIPTGLFKPPGPMTEGRWERRDWTSCRAPQSRYLSGPGHTVPMMHGATTSTVSSATTPVTNVPFAESATSNQTPPRY from the exons ATGGCCGTCAATGTGTCCATGGGTCGCGACACCAAGTGGCTGACGCTGGAGGTGTGCAGAGAGTTCCAGAGAGGAACCTGCTCACGTTCGGACAACGAATGCAAGTTCGCTCACCCCTCTCGCACCTGCCACGTGGAGAACGGCCGCGTCATCGCCTGTTTCGACTCACTCAAG GGTCGCTGTACACGTGATAACTGTAAGTACCTGCATCCTCCGCCTCATCTCAAGACCCAGCTGGAAATAAATGGCAGGAACAACCTGATCCAGCAGAAGACCGCAGCCGCCATGCTGGCCCAGCAGATGCAGTTCATGATGCCTGGAACTCAGCTGCAGCCCATA ACATCGTTCCCGGTAACGCATTCCTTGGCCAACAGTCCAAGCATGGCTTTCAGCCCGTACCTGAGCCACATGAGCCCGGGCATCAGTCTCATGCCCGAACTTCTGCCCAGCGCCCCCGTGCTGGTCCCGGGGAGCCCCACCGGCATCGCCATGGGCAACGGAAATTCAACGCAGAAGCATGTTCGCACAGACAAGCTTGAG GTGTGTCGAGAATTCCAGCGGGGCAACTGCACACGCGGGGAGAACGACTGCCGCTATGCTCACCCGATGGAAGCCGCCATGGTGGACGGCAGTGAGAACTCCGTCATTGTTTGCATGGATTACATCAAGGGCCGATGCACCCGTGACAAATGCAAGTACTTTCACCCTCCAGCTCACTTACAGGCCCGGATAAAGGCGGCGCAGCACCAAGCCAGCCAGAATGCTGCGGCCATG GCTTTGCCACCAGGAGCCATGCAACCAAAGAGACCGACCCTGGAGAAGACTAACGGTGCGGCTGCCATCTTCAACCCCAGCATGTTCCACTACCAGCAGGCTTTGGCCAGCATGCAGCTGCAGCAGCAGCCAGCGTTCATTCCCACAG GCCTTTTCAAACCCCCAGGCCCAATGACAGAGGGCCGCTGGGAGAGGCGGGACTGGACCAGCTGCAGGGCCCCCCAAAGCCGTTACCTGTCAGGGCCTGGACATACTG TTCCCATGATGCACGGTGCCACCACTTCCACTGTTTCGTCGGCTACGACCCCAGTCACCAATGTTCCTTTTGCTGAATCAGCCACCTCCAACCAG ACGCCGCCGAGGTACTGA
- the LOC127971870 gene encoding muscleblind-like protein 3 isoform X2, with translation MAVNVSMGRDTKWLTLEVCREFQRGTCSRSDNECKFAHPSRTCHVENGRVIACFDSLKGRCTRDNCKYLHPPPHLKTQLEINGRNNLIQQKTAAAMLAQQMQFMMPGTQLQPITSFPVTHSLANSPSMAFSPYLSHMSPGISLMPELLPSAPVLVPGSPTGIAMGNGNSTQKHVRTDKLEVCREFQRGNCTRGENDCRYAHPMEAAMVDGSENSVIVCMDYIKGRCTRDKCKYFHPPAHLQARIKAAQHQASQNAAAMALPPGAMQPKRPTLEKTNGAAAIFNPSMFHYQQALASMQLQQQPAFIPTGLFKPPGPMTEGRWERRDWTSCRAPQSRYLSGPGHTVPMMHGATTSTVSSATTPVTNVPFAESATSNQ, from the exons ATGGCCGTCAATGTGTCCATGGGTCGCGACACCAAGTGGCTGACGCTGGAGGTGTGCAGAGAGTTCCAGAGAGGAACCTGCTCACGTTCGGACAACGAATGCAAGTTCGCTCACCCCTCTCGCACCTGCCACGTGGAGAACGGCCGCGTCATCGCCTGTTTCGACTCACTCAAG GGTCGCTGTACACGTGATAACTGTAAGTACCTGCATCCTCCGCCTCATCTCAAGACCCAGCTGGAAATAAATGGCAGGAACAACCTGATCCAGCAGAAGACCGCAGCCGCCATGCTGGCCCAGCAGATGCAGTTCATGATGCCTGGAACTCAGCTGCAGCCCATA ACATCGTTCCCGGTAACGCATTCCTTGGCCAACAGTCCAAGCATGGCTTTCAGCCCGTACCTGAGCCACATGAGCCCGGGCATCAGTCTCATGCCCGAACTTCTGCCCAGCGCCCCCGTGCTGGTCCCGGGGAGCCCCACCGGCATCGCCATGGGCAACGGAAATTCAACGCAGAAGCATGTTCGCACAGACAAGCTTGAG GTGTGTCGAGAATTCCAGCGGGGCAACTGCACACGCGGGGAGAACGACTGCCGCTATGCTCACCCGATGGAAGCCGCCATGGTGGACGGCAGTGAGAACTCCGTCATTGTTTGCATGGATTACATCAAGGGCCGATGCACCCGTGACAAATGCAAGTACTTTCACCCTCCAGCTCACTTACAGGCCCGGATAAAGGCGGCGCAGCACCAAGCCAGCCAGAATGCTGCGGCCATG GCTTTGCCACCAGGAGCCATGCAACCAAAGAGACCGACCCTGGAGAAGACTAACGGTGCGGCTGCCATCTTCAACCCCAGCATGTTCCACTACCAGCAGGCTTTGGCCAGCATGCAGCTGCAGCAGCAGCCAGCGTTCATTCCCACAG GCCTTTTCAAACCCCCAGGCCCAATGACAGAGGGCCGCTGGGAGAGGCGGGACTGGACCAGCTGCAGGGCCCCCCAAAGCCGTTACCTGTCAGGGCCTGGACATACTG TTCCCATGATGCACGGTGCCACCACTTCCACTGTTTCGTCGGCTACGACCCCAGTCACCAATGTTCCTTTTGCTGAATCAGCCACCTCCAACCAG TAG
- the LOC127971870 gene encoding muscleblind-like protein 3 isoform X3, with protein MAVNVSMGRDTKWLTLEVCREFQRGTCSRSDNECKFAHPSRTCHVENGRVIACFDSLKGRCTRDNCKYLHPPPHLKTQLEINGRNNLIQQKTAAAMLAQQMQFMMPGTQLQPITSFPVTHSLANSPSMAFSPYLSHMSPGISLMPELLPSAPVLVPGSPTGIAMGNGNSTQKHVRTDKLEVCREFQRGNCTRGENDCRYAHPMEAAMVDGSENSVIVCMDYIKGRCTRDKCKYFHPPAHLQARIKAAQHQASQNAAAMALPPGAMQPKRPTLEKTNGAAAIFNPSMFHYQQALASMQLQQQPAFIPTVPMMHGATTSTVSSATTPVTNVPFAESATSNQTPPRY; from the exons ATGGCCGTCAATGTGTCCATGGGTCGCGACACCAAGTGGCTGACGCTGGAGGTGTGCAGAGAGTTCCAGAGAGGAACCTGCTCACGTTCGGACAACGAATGCAAGTTCGCTCACCCCTCTCGCACCTGCCACGTGGAGAACGGCCGCGTCATCGCCTGTTTCGACTCACTCAAG GGTCGCTGTACACGTGATAACTGTAAGTACCTGCATCCTCCGCCTCATCTCAAGACCCAGCTGGAAATAAATGGCAGGAACAACCTGATCCAGCAGAAGACCGCAGCCGCCATGCTGGCCCAGCAGATGCAGTTCATGATGCCTGGAACTCAGCTGCAGCCCATA ACATCGTTCCCGGTAACGCATTCCTTGGCCAACAGTCCAAGCATGGCTTTCAGCCCGTACCTGAGCCACATGAGCCCGGGCATCAGTCTCATGCCCGAACTTCTGCCCAGCGCCCCCGTGCTGGTCCCGGGGAGCCCCACCGGCATCGCCATGGGCAACGGAAATTCAACGCAGAAGCATGTTCGCACAGACAAGCTTGAG GTGTGTCGAGAATTCCAGCGGGGCAACTGCACACGCGGGGAGAACGACTGCCGCTATGCTCACCCGATGGAAGCCGCCATGGTGGACGGCAGTGAGAACTCCGTCATTGTTTGCATGGATTACATCAAGGGCCGATGCACCCGTGACAAATGCAAGTACTTTCACCCTCCAGCTCACTTACAGGCCCGGATAAAGGCGGCGCAGCACCAAGCCAGCCAGAATGCTGCGGCCATG GCTTTGCCACCAGGAGCCATGCAACCAAAGAGACCGACCCTGGAGAAGACTAACGGTGCGGCTGCCATCTTCAACCCCAGCATGTTCCACTACCAGCAGGCTTTGGCCAGCATGCAGCTGCAGCAGCAGCCAGCGTTCATTCCCACAG TTCCCATGATGCACGGTGCCACCACTTCCACTGTTTCGTCGGCTACGACCCCAGTCACCAATGTTCCTTTTGCTGAATCAGCCACCTCCAACCAG ACGCCGCCGAGGTACTGA